A window of Kineococcus sp. NBC_00420 genomic DNA:
CGCCGACCGGATCCGCCGGGACGAGGCGACCGTCACGCTCGCCTCCCGCGTGCGCGCGGCGACCGGGGCCGTCACCTTCGTGCTGCGCGACGGCACCACGCTGAACGGGCGGGTCGAGGGGGTGGGACCGGACTGGTTCCTGGTCCGGGAGGCCGCGGCGTCGCGGCAGGTCCTGCTGCCGGCCGCGGCCGTGCTCGCACTGCGGGGGGTTCCCGGGCGCAGTGCGGCGCCCTGGGGTGCGGTCGCAGCGCGGCGGACCCTGCTCCTGGCGGTCCGCGCGCTGGCCGGAGCCGGTGTGCACGTCGTCGTGCGCACGGGTGGTGTCGACGTCCGGGGCACGGTGGGCCGGGTGGGCGCCGACCACGTCGACGTCGTCGACCTCGACGACCTCGTCGACGTCGCCGAGGGTCAGCGTGCGGACAGCGGTGCGCGCACCACGACGGTGCCGTTCGCGGCGTTGCTCAGCATCACCGAGGTGGTCTGACCGGGAGGTCGGTCGGTGGGGTCGGTGAGCGGGTCAGTCGGTGTGGTCCTCGCCCGCGAGGACGCTCTCGCGGGTCTGGGTGTACATCCGCTGGATGTAGTCCTCGAGCTCGGAGTCCTCGACGCGCCACTGCCCACGCCCGCCGACCTTGATGGCCCGCAGTTCTCCCGTGCGGACCAGGGCGTAGGCCTGGGCCGAGCTGATCGCGAGCGTCTCGGCGACATCCGCGAGCGGGACGAAACGGGCGGGCACGGGGTCTCCTGGAGGGCGTCGTCGGAGCTGGTCCTGGCGGGTGTCCGCATCCTCGCACGACGTCACCCTGGCGCATCGGCCGTTCGGGTGGCCTGTGGACAACCGCGGACCCCCGCCGCTCAGGAGCCTCACCATGGTCCTCGATCACAGCGCCTGGAGCCCGGGAAGTGCCCGGACCTCCACGCGTCGGACGACGGAGGGCCCCCAGTGCGGACAGCGGTACGAGCGGTACGAGGACGTGACGTGCCGCCGGTGTCGGTCGCCCGGCGGGTGAGCGCCCCCTCGTGGCGCGATCCGCGGTTGCTGATCGGCCTGGCCCTCGTCCTGGCCAGTGTCGTGCTGGGCGCGCGGGTGGTCGGTGCCGCCCAGGCGACGGTGGGCGTGTGGGCGCTGGCGCGCGACGTCGGCGCGGGGCAGTCGCTGACCGCCGCCGACCTGCGCGTGGTCGAGGTGCACCTCGACGAGGGGACGGGGACGGCCTACCTCGAGGCCTCCGCCGGCGCGCTCGACGCCGAGCTGGTCGCTCTGCGGGGCCTGCGCGCCGGTGAACTCCTCCCGCTGTCCGCCCTGGGACGCACCGGAGACCTCACGTCGCGACCCGTGACGGTGCCCGTCGCGGGGAACGTCCCGCAGGGCGTCCAGGTCGGTGCCCTCGTCGACCTCTGGGTCGTCCGGGCGGCCGGGGCCGGGGCTGTCGAGGACGCGGTCGAGCCGGAGCGCCTCGTCGAGACCGCCGAGGTGTCGGCGGTCGTCACCGGCGGGGGTGCGCTCGGTGCCCGGTCGGGGGCCGACGTGCAGGTGGTCGTCCCGGAGTCCGCCATGCCCGTTGTCCTGCAGGCGGTCTCGAACGACGACGACCTGGTCCTGGTGCCGGTCCCCGGTGCCGGAGGTGCTCGCTCGTGACGCTGCCGGTGGTCGTCTCGGTGCCCGGGCCGGCCGAGGCGAGGCTCCTCGCGGGCTGGGAACCGTTGCGACGCGAGCTCGTCGTCGTGCGCCGTTGCCCGGATGTGGCCGACCTGCTGGCGGCCGCCGGGGCCGGTCTCACCCGCGCCGTGGTGGTGGGGGCGGACCTCCCGGGGTGCGACAGCGAGACCGTCGAGGCGTTGCGGCGGTGGGGGGTCGCACTCCTCGTCCTGGTGCCGGAAGGACCCGAGGGGGAGGCGGCCGAACGACGCTGGCGCGCGGTGGGGGCGACGCGGTTCGCCCTCGAGGGGCGGTCTCCCGGCGACCTCGCGCGGGACGTGGCGATGGCCGTCGAGTCGCTCGACCGGGTGGACGAACCGGGCCCGGTGCCTGCGCTCGAACCGGTCGCCCAGGCCGTCCCGGGGCGCACCGTCGCGGTCTGGGGACCGCACGGTTCCACGGGACGCACCACGGTCGCCGTGAACCTCGCGTTCGAGCTCGCGCTGGCCGGGCAGGAGGTGCTCCTGGTCGACGCGGACACCCGGGGAGCAGCGGTGGGCCAGACCCTCGGTCTCCTCGACGAGGCGCCCGGTCTGCTCGCGGCCGTGCGCTCCGCGGCGGACGGCCGGTTGGACGTCGCCGCGTTGCAGCGGCACACCGCCGTCGTCGCCACCGGGCTGGGGGTCTTGACCGGCGCGACCGACCCGCTGCGTTGGAGCGAGGTACGTCCGGCGGCGTTCCGCCGGGTGCTCGAGGTCGGCGCCACCGCGCACGACTGGAGCGTGCTGGACCTCCCCGGTGGCCTCGAGGACCCCGTGCAGGGAGCGGGGGAGGGGCGCAGCCGGGACGCGATCACGACCACGGCGCTCGAGGCCGCCGACGTGGTCCTGGTCGTGGGGGCGGCTGACCCCGTGGGGTTGCAGCGCTTCGTCCGCACCTGGGACCGCCTGCGGGAGGTGGCGCCGGACGCGCTCGTGGTGCCCGTCCTCAACCGGGTACGGGTTTCGGCCGTGGGGAGCCCCGCTGCCCGACGGACGACGTCCACGCTCCGTCGCTTCGGTGGGGTGGAGAACCCGGTGCTGCTGGACGAGGACGCCGCAGCGGACGCTGCGTCGCTGGCCGGCCGCGCCCTGGCGGAGGTGGCACCGCGCAGTGGCCTGCGCCGCTCGCTCAGCGATCTGGCGATGCAGGTGGAGGCGGTGGTCGACCTGCCGCCGGACCCGGCGGAGGCGCTCGTGGGGGCAGGATTTGACCCGCTGCTGGCCCGCAGTTAACGTAGTTGTCACACCGCAGGACGGGGAGGAACGGACGGGAAACCGGCCGGTCTCCGGAGGCGGGGGGACAGCTCCGAAGAGTTTCACCAGTTGCAGGCGCTCAACTGTGCCCGTCGACTGCCGATGAAACTGGAGCGTCCCGACCGGGCCTGAAAGTCCGGTAAGCTGGACGAACTACCGCAGACGAGAAGCCGCCGAAAAGCGGTTGACAGTCGTGCGTCCGGTTCTTGAGAACTCAACAGTGTGCCAAAAATGTTGATGCCATATATGTATCAACCCCCAATCGGCTGTCACTGCGCTGCGTTTTCTGCGTGGGTGGGTGATGGTTTGGGGTTCCTTTGGGATTGATCTCCGCCTCTTTCACGCCAGTGGGGGGTGGGGTTTTCGAGTCCAAGGGTCAACTATGAAGTGCTAAAGATCTTGGCTGTGCTACTGCTCTTCGGGGTGGTGGTGTGGTCGTAGGTTTTTCGACGGAGAGTTTGATCCTGGCTCAGGACGAACGCTGGCGGCGTGCTTAACACATGCAAGTCGAACGGTGAAGCCCTTCGGGGTGGATCAGTGGCGAACGGGTGAGTAACACGTGAGCAACCTGCCCCTGGCTCTGGGACAACCACTGGAAACGGTGGCTAATACCGGATACGACCTGCCTCGGCATCGAGTGTGGGTGGAAAGTTTTTCGGCTGGGGATGGGCTCGCGGCCTATCAGCTTGTTGGTGGGGTAATGGCCTACCAAGGCGACGACGGGTAGCCGGCCTGAGAGGGCGACCGGCCACACTGGGACTGAGACACGGCCCAGACTCCTACGGGAGGCAGCAGTGGGGAATATTGCACAATGGGCGAAAGCCTGATGCAGCGACGCCGCGTGAGGGATGACGGCCTTCGGGTTGTAAACCTCTTTCAGCTCCGAAGAAGCGAAAGTGACGGTAGGAGCAGAAGAAGCACCGGCTAACTACGTGCCAGCAGCCGCGGTAATACGTAGGGTGCAAGCGTTGTCCGGAATTATTGGGCGTAAAGAGCTCGTAGGCGGTGTGTCGCGTCTGCTGTGAAAACTCAGGGCTCAACTCTGAGCTTGCAGTGGGTACGGGCACACTAGAGTGCTGTAGGGGAGACTGGAATTCCTGGTGTAGCGGTGAAATGCGCAGATATCAGGAGGAACACCGGTGGCGAAGGCGGGTCTCTGGGCAGTTACTGACGCTGAGGAGCGAAAGCATGGGGAGCGAACAGGATTAGATACCCTGGTAGTCCATGCCGTAAACGTTGGGCGCTAGGTGTGGGGTCCATTCCACGGATTCCGTGCCGCAGCTAACGCATTAAGCGCCCCGCCTGGGGAGTACGGCCGCAAGGCTAAAACTCAAAGGAATTGACGGGGGCCCGCACAAGCGGCGGAGCATGCGGATTAATTCGATGCAACGCGAAGAACCTTACCAAGGCTTGACATGCGCGGTGGAATCCCAGAGATGGGGTGTCATTTAGTTGGTCGCGTACAGGTGGTGCATGGTTGTCGTCAGCTCGTGTCGTGAGATGTTGGGTTAAGTCCCGCAACGAGCGCAACCCTCGTTCCATGTTGCCAGCACGTTATGGTGGGGACTCATGGGAGACTGCCGGGGTCAACTCGGAGGAAGGTGGGGATGACGTCAAATCATCATGCCCCTTATGTCTTGGGCTTCACGCATGCTACAATGGCCAGTACAGAGGGCTGCGATACCGTGAGGTGGAGCGAATCCCAAAAGCTGGTCTCAGTTCGGATCGGGGTCTGCAACTCGACCCCGTGAAGTCGGAGTCGCTAGTAATCGCAGATCAGCAACGCTGCGGTGAATACGTTCCCGGGC
This region includes:
- a CDS encoding helix-turn-helix domain-containing protein, which encodes MPARFVPLADVAETLAISSAQAYALVRTGELRAIKVGGRGQWRVEDSELEDYIQRMYTQTRESVLAGEDHTD
- a CDS encoding AAA family ATPase, producing MTLPVVVSVPGPAEARLLAGWEPLRRELVVVRRCPDVADLLAAAGAGLTRAVVVGADLPGCDSETVEALRRWGVALLVLVPEGPEGEAAERRWRAVGATRFALEGRSPGDLARDVAMAVESLDRVDEPGPVPALEPVAQAVPGRTVAVWGPHGSTGRTTVAVNLAFELALAGQEVLLVDADTRGAAVGQTLGLLDEAPGLLAAVRSAADGRLDVAALQRHTAVVATGLGVLTGATDPLRWSEVRPAAFRRVLEVGATAHDWSVLDLPGGLEDPVQGAGEGRSRDAITTTALEAADVVLVVGAADPVGLQRFVRTWDRLREVAPDALVVPVLNRVRVSAVGSPAARRTTSTLRRFGGVENPVLLDEDAAADAASLAGRALAEVAPRSGLRRSLSDLAMQVEAVVDLPPDPAEALVGAGFDPLLARS